The region AATATAATGGCATCCGTTAAGGATCTTGAAGTCACACCAGAGAGGATTAGAAATTTTTTGCCTAAAGTTAATTGGGATCTGATAGCTTCTATGTATGTTGGTGGCCATACTGGTGCAGAATGTGAATCAAggtatatgttttttaatttgtgagcttttcttttgtgttttttgtgcgtgaaaaaattgatattttctaTGATGAAGTATTTTATGTTTCTGATATTGGTGAACACGTGCTGAATTTAATGAGGGTATGTATATACTAATTGGTGAAGCTTTCTTGTGCATGTTTGTATGCATGAAATATGGTTCTTGGTTATGATAAAATGTTTATGTTGCTATTATTGGTTCTTAGTCCTGTCAATACAGTTCTTTGACTATTGTTTCATGTTTATTGCCTTTCTATGAAGAATATTTTTCCCCGACATTGCAGACATCTATGACGATCACCATCACAGACAGTTTACCAAATTTGGATTTCAGTAAGAGTTCGAGATCAACACATCATGCAGGTGGGATTGTACATGACATGATTTTTAATATAGTCGTGCTTAATAAGTCTGTGGTGGTTGTTATCATCATAGATGCTGTTATGTAGACCATAGAATAGTGTCTATGTATGAATGGTTGGATTTCATACCTTTGATTCACTATATTTTAATGGTTTGCAATTGCAACCACAGGTGGTTGAATTATGAAGATCCTTTGGTCAACCAAGGTGCATGGACTAAGGAAGAGGACAGGTCCCTTTTATTTATTGTCCAAGATACGGGCATCAAGAACTGGTTCAATATTGCTTCATCATTGGGCACAAGCAGGACTCCATTTCAATGTTTGTCACGATTCCAAAGGAGCTTAAATCCTGCCATGCTAAATAGTGAATGGACTGAGGAAGAGGATGCTCAACTATGTTCTGCAGTGACATATTTTGGTAATAGCAATTGGCAATGCGTGGCTTCTGTTTTAGAACGTCGGACAGGAACCCAGTGCTCAAATAGGTTGGTTAGCTATTTAAGTTGTGTtccatttttgtgatttattttgcattttgtaGCCCATTATCtgaaatcaaataatatttgacAGCAGCCTTTCATCCTATTTAAGATAACAAGGTAGATTTATGTGTAGTTCACAGTTTGATGTTACGGATTCCTTGGAATCATCTTCTTTTAGGCTGTTATTATGTGGCTTTGATGATTTGTAGTAATTGTccaatttaataatttgatttcagCTCAGTATTGTTTGAACTATTATTGCTTATTTGTTTATACAGTGTTGTTGAAAAGTGGCAGGTTGGGAAAAGAAGTATTTATAACCCAGTTTCAAGAGAGAATATCTGGTTACTTCTTTAGGATGGTGGTATTTTTATGTATTTCCGGAGGTTGAATTATATAGAAAGGCTAATGATCGTGTCCTTCTATATTTAAGCTTTTGAAGAGATGCATTACTTCCATACCTTGTTTCTCACAATGCATCAGGATGAACCTGTCCAAATTTGAAAAGTGATTTGCTTTGATATCTTATGACaggaaaaaaagaatatatctATTCAGAATGGTTCAAGACTCTTTCTTTATCTCTTTTGTTTCTCTTACGAGCTTgctttatgttaaaataaaaaagaaacattattaaaaatgaaatgactATATGATCACTTAtattaaaaggttaaatatatgcAATGCAATTATGTCTGGTTCAATAAATTAACAGAGTTACGTTTACTGGAGAAGTGAAGTTTATTTGTGGCTGCATTTTGTCTGCTGATGCAGATGGAAAAAATCCCTCTGTCCTGAGAAGAAAGGGAGCTTTACACAAGAGGAAGATATACGGTTAAGAGTAGCAGTCATGCTTTTTGGGCGCAAATGGAATCAAATAGCTAAATATGTTCCTGGCCGGATCCAATCTCAATGTAGGGACAGGTAATGTGTTTTGGTTAAAATTTTTGGTGACATAATGTCCTTACGGTCTTAGATTCTTGTTAAAGTTCTTGAACATTCTTATGACAGATACCTCAATAGTCTGGATCCTTCTTTGAAATGGGGTGGATGGACTGAGGAAGAggatttaaaattagaagatgcAATTGCAAAGCATGGGTATTGCTGGTCTAAGATTGCTGAAGAAGTGCCTCCCCGTACTGATTCTCAATGCCGAAAGTATGCGCTCAAATTAACATCAATGATGAAAATCTAAAATCCTTCAATCTCTATAACCTTACATGTATTCTTCTTATTGAACAGGAGATGGAAGGTGTTATGTCCTGAACAAGTTCCTTTGCTTCAAGAAGCAAGAAAGAAGCAAAGGTCTATTATTGGTAGTAACTTCGTTGATCGAGAATCTGAACGCCCAACCATTACACTTAATGACTTTCTACCTTTACTTGCGTTAGCTCCAAAATCTGATGTTGGTTCTTCAAACATCCGGAAGAAGCGCAAGTCAAGGTACTGCCCTTTAATCTCCCTTTCATTTTGCCTTTGTTTCTCAACATCTTACACGTGTGATGCCAGGATTGTTAGGATTATTGTTGATAGGATACTACCCCTATTACAGAGGTTTATCCGAGAAGAAATAAGGGAAATGGGAATAAGCTAGTTGATGTAGTTACAAGTAGTTAGGAACTAGTTACCATGTCAATAGAGTTAAGAATAAGAGATGTTTGTATATAGATACATTTTGGGTTTagagaaaaggaagtaaaaaatatatgttgggACGATAATGGTGCCTCCAAGAACCAGCCAGAGTTATTGTTTCTGCGAGGAACTGTACTTTGTTAGTCTTTATAATCTCTGTAAACCTTATGTTTCTTAAGTTTTTGATCCAGTTTCTATAATTTTTCAGTAAACATGCTGGCCATATAatgtttgaaattgaaaattgtttccGATATACCTTTGTATTCTAATTCTCGTTCATTGCTTGCAGCAATGTTCCCAAGAAAAAGAGTTCTAAGAAAGGTGCAAAAAGAACTAAACGTACCAAAGAAGTACGAGATACAGAGGTGTATCACGACGATGAGTTCTACTCCGTCTCTGCACACAGCAATCTTCCGCAGAAGACGATGTCCAAGAGACGCACAAAAAGTAGTCGAAATTCTCCCCAGAAATTAGTGGATATCTCTTGTAGTGACAAGGTCACTTCCATTGAGGTTTCAGAAAACCAGTCTTCCTGTATCTCCAATTCTGAAAATCAAGATTCAGACAGCATAACCCTTGCATGTTTTTTACGCAACAAATCAAATGAGATATTATCTAGATTTACCAAACGTTTAAGTCAGACTTCCTTCGCTAGGATTACTGATGTTCCTGAGCAGGTTGAAAGTCAAAACCCATCTGATGATCAAGGCGGTTTTTCTCATTCACGCGAGACTGTTGGAACTAAAAATTTGTTAGTGCAGCCGAATATTGCTTCTGATAGACGAGTGAAAAACCAGGACGAAACAAATACTTGGACaagtgatgatgatgacgacgaCGACGACCAGATGACCCTTGCATGCTTTTTGAAAAACAATCCAAAGAAAGAGGGTGACCCTGCCAAATTAAAAACAGGATCTGTATTATTAAATGAAGAACATTGTGCAAGCAAGCCAAGCATCATATCTGATGACAGTGGACCGTCAATGTCAAAGCATGTTGAAGAGATGGAGACTGTTGTACATGGTTGTGTTGCTAAACCAATCCATATCATTGTGGAAGAAAAGGTTGATGAGCATTTTCCTCTTCCTCCCCTCACGCAATACAGGCCAAGGAGGGAGCAAAAACGTCCCTGTAGGTATTTGTAGCCAGGTAAACTtttctctcgcttgagcgagaattctCACTTAAGCAAAAACTCGAATGGAAGCAAAGATGAGTTTTTGCTATTCTTGCTTAGGCTAGAGCTTTCGCCAAAGAAAGAACGATAGAGTCTCACCTATTCACACGTGCAAAAACATAAATCCAAACCCACAAAGAACACAATCCATTCCAATTCAGTAGAATCATCAATCCAAacatcaaaacaaaatcaaaaaccaaaacaagaaatttatttcaaaatctaaaataaagactaacttcccttacctcgaACGGATTCTGAACTAGATGAGAAGAAAACCCTAAGCAAAAAGAGCACCACAACCTCCAAAACAACCTAAGGAACCAAAACACAAGAGCACAAGAAAAGGTAATGAGGCTCTGATCGcaaccaaaacaaaaccaaGACCTCAAAACTGgaaaagaaaggaaacaaaGGTTTGGAGTCTTTGACTTACGCGAAGGAGAAGATGTTCGGCCTGATACGAGGAGGACTTCACAATGATTCTAAACCCGGCCTATGTTtcaagaagagaggaagaatgAGTTGTTGTGGGGTGACAAAAGCAAAGATAAAAGGGTGGTGAAAAAGCTGAGAGTTTTTGAAAAGGGAACAGGCTTAGCCTTTTTCTTTTGACTGACCGAAGCATAAAGGTAAAGAAAATGAGTTTTACATTTTGCATCCCTAGTTTTCAATCGTTTGTTATGAATTATACAAAATGTATTAGGTTTATTAGCTATAAGCTGCTTAACAACTTATGCATGTTTAGTGaacacttttataaaataacaataagaaaaaaacactatttataagattaaaataatatatctgtataattgttttcatgtataaataatttatcaaaaaaattatttctaactTATTCATAGTTGATTTTAATCAATACAGAAACTCGCTTAATTTGTCCTTATTTCTCTTCTAAAATATTACAGAAATATTTTATCCATACcaaactcttttatatataaaaaaaatcataaaaatgtgttaaaaacacaaaagcactctcttaatattattaagagTGAGTCAATATATTTGAGGACTCTTAAAAAAGTCTCCAAAAAGAGTATATTCTTTCTTTAcctttaaattctaaaattgttCGCATGAGTGGTTTTATATAGGAAAATGTCTCAGGATATCCAACATAtagttagagagaaaaaaaattttaaaaaaaaaagtgatcaaTTTATAACATACGTGATAAgacacatttttttcatattgtgTCTCTTACTTAAACAAATGTACaatctattaatattaatgcatTGAACTATAATTCTTAAACAGTAAAATAGATcttataaataatgtaataattaaaatatgttatatctgatataatatttattttacttaatttttctaCACATTTCCATATCGATATTATCCTATCAATAAGCTTGCTAATTACCACTTTATTCACGTATATAGTTAAAAAGAATAAGTGATGTTTAATACAAGTCTATCttgtatatatagatagatttaatcataataattattatatgtgATGATTTTCGTATATAGTTCCAATATATCAAGTCGATCATCATGGTTACTTTACTCTTACTCAAATGATTAATTAGAGTTATTTCATAACCAATTAAACAATAAGCATGTAACATAAATTACTAGTTTTCTTTACTCTTACTAATACAAAGAGTTCCAGATATAGACTTCTACTTATAGAGGATGCAATATATGATTTATTAGAGTTTCATCATAACCAATTAAACACTAACCATGTAATATAAATTACTAGTTTCCTTTACTTACATTACGATATAGACCTCTACTTCCAATGGATGCAATCTATGATTTAGAAGAGTTTCATCATAACCAATTAAACACTAAACATGCaatataaagataatcaaaCATATTCATTTTGAGCCATTGAACTTCATAGCCCAACAATCCCTATATAAAACAAATCCATTAAAAGAGTTAAAAGAACgacaaaagataaatttaatcCATTTAAGATTATGATATGATAGAATTAAAACATTCTTCGTCAAGACCCTTATGACCACTTTGATCATCAAACAAAtggaacataaaataaaaaatctaaagataaaatagaaaaaaattaagaaaatatttataaagatgatttttcttataaaaactcaattaataaaaaactatttacaattttatttaataataataaaatattcaattattattataaaatgacttttactcttaaaatatgttttaattgtaacataataaataaaaatgaagatagatttaacttttattattttgacacaatttaaaagtgagaacaaaattgaaatttatgagatcgaaaattaaaattattttaccgTATttcaagaaagagaaagagaagggtggaattaatatttaaaaaaaaatatcattattttaaatttttttactttattaattatatgtttatcacattgtatattttttccttcatttctatacagttaaataaatattttatactttcttCCTTACAAattgaattaagaaaattcTCTCTTAACCACTTACTGCtaaaatttctaatttaaaaatactcattatttgaaaattttcttataaatttgttaaaaaatttataaaacttttaattgacCCGTAATTCTTTTATgttatttcatataaattttttaaaaaatatattttatacaaaatatttaaaaaaaaataacatcaattatacagtttttttaataacaaaatttataattatttcatacaAAATCTTACTTAATCACTACTAAAATCTTTCTGAAATATCAATGAAAGTACTCTCACTactaaaatttcatatttgtcAACCAAATATCTAATCTAATTTCAATAACAAACCAAATATCTAATCTAATTTCAATAACAAAGATCATTAAGAATaattttctctctcaaaaaCAGTTTCCTTAACAAACTCAAGAGGAGTGAAGAACACCCATATTCTCAAGATATAAATAACAAGTTCAAATAACCATTTATCTCAAATGTAAAAACAACTATTTAGCTCAAACAGGTAGAAAAAGAAACTTAAGATTTTCAAAACAAGACTCCTTATTTTACCTTCTAGGAGGaataatgtaatatttaaaataaaaatgatgtgAAAAATGCAATCATTCTTATTTAAAGTATAGTCTTTGCAAATAAtctaatattataaaaacatgGCTCCCATAATTATTCTTATATTACATACTTTTGAAAAGTTGAAACACAACAAAACCCATATCAAAACATTTTTTCGTATAAATTCTAGCATATAATCTTTTTTGGTATAAAATCTTTGCATAGAATCCAAAACTACATTCCGAAGTTATCAAATTATAAATGGCCAACTTAACCACAAAGATGTTACAGTTTCCGACACAATACTGAAAacctttaacaaaaaatataacgaAAGCTATATAAAATTAGATCATTGATGAATAAAGTTTGCTACAGAAATGGAATGTAAAAATAGTACATCCAACTTAATTCACCTTTAATTCATAGCATTCTGAGAAAAATACatcaattttgaaaatgtttcGACGCCAAAGCctcaaaatttacattttttcataaaaattgaagGTACAATTTACCctacaaatttcaaaattactgATATAGAtcacaaatgaaaatattatacaatttCGGTAGAGAAAATCtccataaaaaattacaattacgAACAAGCTCATATATTACTTGATACAGAATAATTGACGACATACCGATGAATTTAAGCCTTAAAATGCATCTTTATCGAGAAACAAATCCATCgaacaattaaaataatcttCGAGGTAAATTACACATTATGAAGATTGATTAATCtagaaataacaataaaaactcAATACAACATATCTTAAAGAAAAAGActacattttattatttctttccaatataaaacaattatcGACTACATTTCATTATTTCTTcccaaaataaaacaattatctactatattttattatttcttcccaaaataaaagaattatcgACAACGAAAGTGTATCCAGCACCACTGAAAAGTGCTTCAAGCTGGCTGTTATGTCACTTCATTCTTCATTCGAATGTAACAAAAATCTTCAAGGGTTCCAAGAACAAATAGAGTGAAATGCATAATCATTATGTCGACAAACAATGATGCAGAAGACAAAGCCACTTAACGAAGCCAAAAGACACGGATCTGCAGAAAGAGTTAGgcagaaaaaagaaatagacCAAGAACATGTACATACACTCAGTACAACCATAAAACTTTCAAAAGTTCAACCATGTTTCTCAAAGCAAACAAAACCAGATCCAAGAAAGCATTGGGAAGAAATCATAACAGACCATAAATGGATTGAAAGTTAAACACAGATGTTCAAGAAAAGAACCAGAAATGAGAGGGTTATTCCACATACATCGTACAAAACTACTACATGCAGCATAAAAACCTAAAACGGATCTAAAAACATGCATCCCTGAGCAAGATTATTCAACAGCAAGAACACACCAAGAAACtcaaattttcttcaaaattaaactttttaggTTATGTGGGAAAAGGAGAGAAAGGTGTAGAGCTCCCTTCAATCCAAAGAAGGATAATACAACAGAGGGAGATGAAGCTCCCCAGATATGCAAGCCACAAGTCTACCACAAAACGAGTCGATGGGTAGAACTGTGGGATCCATAGCTGAGCAGCTCTATCCACCCAGTAACATCCTCAATTGGACTTCAAGGAGCTCTGCTCCATAACCCCTTTCAATCATAACCTTAAAAGAAGAACATGCTCAAAGATCTTTCGACCAAGAAACATCAAGATCAAGAAGAACATGCTCAAAGAATCGTCACAAACCTGATCTGAAGGACCTGAGACCGGAACAACGCAGAAAGACAGAGTTTTTTCTCAGAAAGAACAGCAAAACAAAAAGCTTAGATCTGAGATCTAGGATCCTCGTGAAGAATGGTTCTTGAGAGAAAAAGactgtgtatatatatatagatgaagTGAGAGAGCTACTCGAAATGGAAAAGGCAGTGATAAATCTACCCGCAACAACCCTAATGCTATTGAAAAAGGTTAAGGGTAGAAAGGGTCTGGATTGAGAAGGCTTGACCGCAATGAAAAAAACCCTAGGTAGGTACTGAAGGCTATTGGAAGCTAGTATGGTTGAGTTCCATAAATAAGGCAGATGAAAGGGAAACGCATGCAAATTTGAGCAGCACAGCTCAGCTTTTTGATcttgaaatcataaaaaaatgtgtgGTAAATGAAGATATGATGGTAACGTGGTGGACCAGGTGCAGAGGTGCTAgctgttttttctttcttttgcttttGTTGGATGCTTTAACGCCATATGTCTCGGGAACCACCTTCCTTAGATTCCCTCTGCAAACTCATCACGTGCCCCTTCTGCAAAACCCTCCATTTTCTACCCTAATTTATTACCCTTTTTCTTTCACTCTCATTGCACTGTTCCTCATTTTTCTCTCATGCCGTTTTCTTTCTTGCATGTATATATAGGAAAATAAGTTTTTGAGCAAAATTTTCTTGATATGTAATTAATGTGCTCATGAAGATAATGTTTTCAGAAATTTCAATCctcctttttaattaattattcacttATTACTAATGTGTGTTTTAATCAATTATTCAGTTATTGTTCTTGTGTGTTTTAGTTAGTTATTAATTTACTATTAGTGGCAATTCAAGAAGataattaagatattattaattttttttaaatgatattccTTTTGTTTTACATTTGTTGCAGACTTAtcttttgttataattaattatttgtcaTATTAACAGAATGCgactttttttcatttatctttaagttctttcataaaaataaaatgcaatttttgttttttttttttattttatgtcacAATAttacacacaaatatatatatatatatatatatataaaagtattattaatattcaaataaaaaacatacatTTATGTCAAAGGTCAATGCATTATTAacctttttctattattttatatttctactTTTTCAACTAATCTTATATTAGATTATATATAAttccaataataaaatattattttatttaatttattatgttataaataatgaaaattaaacaatattataatttgtttattttgacatatttaaatattaaatttgtcacaaatttaaatatttttaattgatattttattaagaaaacatTTTATGGAGTATTTAAATCTTAAGATTTTGTAATTaagttttgatttaaaaaaaataattaggatCGAAAagttcaaatatataattaaccaAAATTGTATTGTTATGTTTTGGATTACAAAATTAAGTCAAGTCAAATAggtcaaatttaaatataattatataataaaaaattaattaaaatataacaaataaaataaatcaataaaataaaaatttaaataaaagtatctaaatttataagaaattcaaaatttaattaaactggTTTTTTAATTCtatgtaaaattaaatgaataaataagaaaaaaagataatcGTTATTAATCACACAATCAATATGAAGAATTTGAATACTtaacaaaacattttattttaataaaaagttaattaataatattcaaattggTAAGATTCTCAAAagttgattaatattttatatgtttactAAACCATCTTTTACGCATTTGgagaaaaataattcatttgaaaacagcaaataaaataattagtcttAGTTGGCATTCATTTTAACACACCTTCTACTACCATTGCGATGAACCTCATTCTTATACTTATGATGACAATCATCACCATTTCATAAGTATCACCATTAATGGAACcctttcttttctcttattCACATGATTACTTCaccaaaaaactaaaatttaatatcaaaGAGGATAAAAGTTAGACATGGTTTTGCCCCATGTTGTTACCAAAATAGTCCATAGgatcaaaaatcataattaaaaaactttatatGACAAccgtataaatatttttaaaaccgtatatatatacttttatatatctGCTTATACTTGAACtttcacatatttattttaaataacagtttataaaatataaaaaattaagaaatgtgaAAAAACAAG is a window of Vigna unguiculata cultivar IT97K-499-35 chromosome 4, ASM411807v1, whole genome shotgun sequence DNA encoding:
- the LOC114182022 gene encoding uncharacterized protein LOC114182022 translates to MTPRVDDFENDNLSSTDDDGDDGFKDDMAALSRACMIVVPGSDDNFAAEDDVPSLDPLTDAGTAIVPVATDSDSDDQDDLECLKRVQSVYQPLSVLPPLESALAVSDDDDDVDDLETVRAIMKRFGDYNEGGIKKLVAEDQISSMGCEGDIANGSTHFDSDGGATEELIENIEMQLSDFVESSEPDAWESSRLQQKRLSCPPVVQCFIDAIKTNRDLQRFIRGKLIELEAKIEENKKIRNKIKVLKDFQASCTRRTGNVLSLKKDPRVQLISAKRSPKKFKKRRKVPAMCYGPEENSRVANYRMVLERFPLSLDRKKWSKADRGNLFKGIKQQFQEMVLQLSLSLDRTSSEGLLGDADDMDNIMASVKDLEVTPERIRNFLPKVNWDLIASMYVGGHTGAECESRWLNYEDPLVNQGAWTKEEDRSLLFIVQDTGIKNWFNIASSLGTSRTPFQCLSRFQRSLNPAMLNSEWTEEEDAQLCSAVTYFGNSNWQCVASVLERRTGTQCSNRWKKSLCPEKKGSFTQEEDIRLRVAVMLFGRKWNQIAKYVPGRIQSQCRDRYLNSLDPSLKWGGWTEEEDLKLEDAIAKHGYCWSKIAEEVPPRTDSQCRKRWKVLCPEQVPLLQEARKKQRSIIGSNFVDRESERPTITLNDFLPLLALAPKSDVGSSNIRKKRKSSNVPKKKSSKKGAKRTKRTKEVRDTEVYHDDEFYSVSAHSNLPQKTMSKRRTKSSRNSPQKLVDISCSDKVTSIEVSENQSSCISNSENQDSDSITLACFLRNKSNEILSRFTKRLSQTSFARITDVPEQVESQNPSDDQGGFSHSRETVGTKNLLVQPNIASDRRVKNQDETNTWTSDDDDDDDDQMTLACFLKNNPKKEGDPAKLKTGSVLLNEEHCASKPSIISDDSGPSMSKHVEEMETVVHGCVAKPIHIIVEEKVDEHFPLPPLTQYRPRREQKRPCRYL